aatgcagtttttagaaATTAAGGCAGAAAATTCacttatttgaaaactatttagAGACTGTGACAACAGCTCggattttctaaaacaaaaagtttcaaattaggattaaGATTTAAAAGTATGGTTTCAAAACGGAGTTAGGGTCACAAATTCGGGTTTCTAAACAGGGTTAGgtgtttcaaaacaaggttagggtatcaaattagggtttcaaaatgcggttaaggtttcaaagtcgGGGTTTCTAAACGGAGTTGGGGTTTCAAAATgggtttaaggtttcaaaggTCGGGTTTCTAAACATGGTAAGGCTTTCAAAGTAGGTTTTTCAAAAAGGGGTTAAGTTTTCTCACTATGATTTTAAAACTGGGTTAGGGTCTCATGTCGGGTTTTTTAACGGGattggggtttcaaagcagtgtttcaaaacggggttatggatttaaagtagggtttgaaaacGGGGTTGgagttttaaagtagggtttcaaaacagcctGAAATGTCAAATGTTACTCAAATTATTAGAGTTTTTGACTGAAGTCCGGAAATTCAGAGTTTGGCAAAAGTGCGGAATTATGAAATCTCAAATGCGTTGgcttcctttgtgacctcccgGATAAGCCGTCGCCGTGCTCTTGGGGTCAGTTTTGTTGGGCGACCCCTGCTAGTAACATTCACcactcttcattttttttctccatttgaggataatggctctcatcgcggtttgctggagtcctaaagctttcgAAATGGCTTTGTCACCTTCCCCGACCGATCGGTGGCAATTTCTTTGGATTCTGGCATTTTGTCACAGCTGTTTCGAAGTcttttgtcaaacaggttctattTCAATGTTTTCTCTACTGAACCGCTCCGGAGCGACTCAGGGTCGAGCGGGTTCGTGcaaatgaaccaaaaaatgtgattagccacagttaattaattaatgatttagcGGGGCTGGGGGGCCAGTGAATAGTTTGTTCccttaataaatcaaatcaccctttaaaaactgcattgcgCGTATACTTGGCTGATCTTtgtcttatatttacatttgtttgctgatcttcaacataaaaaaagcaaCCGTACAGTGCACATTGCGGTCATCAGTGAGCTCGCATATCGAGTTGGAATTCAATCTAAATAAAAAGCAGCACTTTGCAAATTGGAACCTGACTCGTCGTGACAGAAATTGTCAGccgaaaaaaaagattcattggAATTTGGTTGGATGGACGCTTCGCAAGTAACCTCACTTCTTTTTCCTGCCAATGCGACTCAATTCACAAATGACATGATTGTGGATTAACATGCTATTTATTTCGCATCCTGGATCTATTCAAGTTATGAAAAGCAAATGACGGTGCACAGAAGGCGTGCAGCAGTTGTCCTGCATGTGCCATATGGCGACTAACtgttgaaagtgtgtgtgtgtgtgttggggaggaggaggaggggctgCACCTGCTCAAAAGTGTTCCCCGATGCCCCCAGCAGCATGCAACAACTAACAAGCACCTTCTTCAGCGAATGGAACACAAAAACAGCTGCGTGTCCTTTCCCTGATTTAGTTTTGGGGGGCGAGtttaaaaagagacaaaaactGAAGGCGGCAGTAGATTTGTACACATTAAAAAGGGTTCAATCCGATGGCTGACAAATTGTAATCTCCCACTTTGGCAACACAAGTGACCTCATTCGATAAATGAAGTTAAGTACACCGATGAGTGATTATTACGCAATGTGGGAGATTCCCAAACCAGCTTGTTGGCTTCCTCTGAATTCAACGCTTGGCTTTCAtctacttttattttggaaacgTGTGATCCGATTGGGTTTTGCTTCCATCTCCATCAAGAGATGCGGCGTTCAAATGCAGAGAGGTGAATCTGCGGGTGCCAAACCGAGAGTATGCACGGGTCCACTGTATACTTAAAGGCTTTTCAAATAAGGCCGCTATCGGTACTCACCTATCCCTAATGAAAGCAAAatataaaagaataaaagaaactgtaaaacaaatacaaataaactacTTTTCGAAAGTTCAGTTGCTCTACGAACTGTATTGATATGCTGGGGGCGTGGCCTAGCGAGCAACACGCCGAGCCGGAGCCGTAAGTTGCGGctccagcagctccttgcgagtgttctcattttgcatttgtgcgtTTGACTGTTTGCCCCGTTGGCGCGGCGAGGGCATGCCAGTATCCGAATTGCTGTTTTGCCCCCGCTTGACTCAAGCggcggcgtatctgaagctcgccCAAACTGGAATCGAGCAAACGACGGCTCGGAAGTTAGGCCACTTGGAATTCAAGGTACGAGTGCACTCCGAAGAGTAGAGTCCCCCGCGTGGATGGGAGGCCGAGCGCCAGCGTCACCGACCGTCCCCTCCAGATCGGCGACGGGGTCGAGGTCGGCGCCGCAGTCCGTTGGATTCATCCGCCGCTCCAGCAGCGTGATGCGCCGCTTCAGCCTCTGCTGCGTGTGCGCGTAGTCGCAGAGAAGCCGCGAAACGCGAGTGTGGAGGCTGTCCAGGGAGGATTCCAGCCTCTCCACCTTCTCTTCCGTGTCTTCCCGCCGCAGGCCGGCGCTCTCGGCGTTGTCCTCCAGCATCCCCTCCTTGATCAGGATCTCACGGCCCCTCTCCTCCAGGACCGTCCGAGCGTCCGGATACTCCGTCACGGCCTCCATCAAGTCGTCCTTGGAGAGGCAGAACAGATCCGAGTATCCCAGACTGCGAATGTTGGCGGTCCGCCGGTTGCCCGTTTTGCTTCCTTTAATATTCAAAATGCTGATTTCTCCAAAGCAACTGCCGGCGACGAGGAGGGCGTACTGCGTCACCCCGTCGTCACCCACCACGGCCAGCTTGCCCTCTTTGATGATATACATCTCCTTCCCGATGTCGCCTTTCCTGCAGATGTAGTCGCCGGGACTGAAGACCTGCGGCCGTAGTTTGAGCACGAGCTCCACCAGCAGTCCCGCCTCGCAGTCTTGAAAGATGCGCACTTTCTTCAAGGTCTCCAGGTGGACGTTGATGGCGATCTCGGCTCGCAGTTTGTCGGGCAGGTTCTTGAGCACCTCCCGCTCGTCCACGGCTTTCTCGTTGAGCCAGAGGTAGTCGAACCACTTGATGATGCGCGTCTCCAGCTCTTTGCTGACTTTGCGGAAGTGCATGTAATGTTTGACGGCGTCGATCCGAGCCTGGAACTCGGCACGGGTGGCGTTCATGTTGGAGATCATGGAACCGACATTTCCCACAATTGTGGCAAAGATCAGAACGCCGACCAGAAAatcaaaaaccacaaaaaggTACTCTTCGTCTCGCACCGGCGCAGGCATCTCTCCGATAGTGGTAAGAGTGAGAGTGGACCAGTACAGACAGTAGACGTAACTCCGAGTTAGAGAGGAATACTCCGGTTTGGAGATGTTCGGGAACACCCAAGTGTCTGAGCCCAACCCTAAAGACTTGGAGATGGCGTAGTAGATGCAGGCGTTCCAGTGAATGATGACCAGGATGTAGAGCACCAAGTTGCAGATGCGGAAGATGTTGGGGTAGTCGGTGCGCGTCTCGGTGCGGTCAAAGAACTCGAACATCCGCGGGAAGCGCAGCAGGCGGTTGAACCTGAGTTGAGGCGTGTGGATGCCGGTGGAGAAGTAGGCCAGGTCGGTGGGCAGGATGGACACCACGTCCAGCTTGAACTGCAACGTGCGCACGTAGTTGTCCCTGAGCTTGCTGTGGTCCTTCACCAGGAGGCCTTGCTCCAGGAAGCCTGGAAGCAAACCAAATCCAAACTTCACGTTGCGCTCGCGCATCTGGTCGGCGGCGTTCGGCTCCACCCTTCTCCGGATCGCGTATCCTGGCCACCGCGGCGAACTTCGGCATTCGGCAAAACTGCTGAAAGCGCTTCCTTCCGGCTCGGGTCAACGGCGGAGCCCTACAACCCTGGCTCATgcgtttacttttgtttttcgcACAAGAGCTAACAAAGATGATCATATGTGACGTTTACGTATATATCGTATCACATTTGCATCAATAAACGATACACGTACtgtattttaacttttgtccgacGATACCAGCCGTAAAGAAAACACAAGTTTTAGCAAGTTGGGCTTCAGACCATCGTTGCATTTCTGTGCCGATTGTCCACATCGGGCTCACGAGTGACTTGAAGCCTAGCGCAGCTGACTGAGTGACAGGCTGGttttataacaacaacaacaacaacaacaataataataaagtgaCATGTGAATCGTCAAATGTAACCCGCCCGACGGATTATCGCCCTGATGATGTTGTTGGGATGCAGTTCATCGGAAGGATTGATGTGAGATTTC
The DNA window shown above is from Phyllopteryx taeniolatus isolate TA_2022b chromosome 17, UOR_Ptae_1.2, whole genome shotgun sequence and carries:
- the LOC133467661 gene encoding cyclic nucleotide-gated olfactory channel-like isoform X1, with protein sequence MTMTGHTPERDRSPHSLSVKTSLEEEIERAESILSRVPSVCDETSSELRRVAALDPHGGNSRNSLQRNAAVSRLASLVLRLREWARRSLAAQEQERPDSFLERFRGPELTKAPSRTGDTQTDAGGILRGKWAVFVVSPSADAYYRWLFVIAAAVLYNWFLVVARACFDRLQVANYIVWLVLDYLADLVYIADTCVRLRTGFLEQGLLVKDHSKLRDNYVRTLQFKLDVVSILPTDLAYFSTGIHTPQLRFNRLLRFPRMFEFFDRTETRTDYPNIFRICNLVLYILVIIHWNACIYYAISKSLGLGSDTWVFPNISKPEYSSLTRSYVYCLYWSTLTLTTIGEMPAPVRDEEYLFVVFDFLVGVLIFATIVGNVGSMISNMNATRAEFQARIDAVKHYMHFRKVSKELETRIIKWFDYLWLNEKAVDEREVLKNLPDKLRAEIAINVHLETLKKVRIFQDCEAGLLVELVLKLRPQVFSPGDYICRKGDIGKEMYIIKEGKLAVVGDDGVTQYALLVAGSCFGEISILNIKGSKTGNRRTANIRSLGYSDLFCLSKDDLMEAVTEYPDARTVLEERGREILIKEGMLEDNAESAGLRREDTEEKVERLESSLDSLHTRVSRLLCDYAHTQQRLKRRITLLERRMNPTDCGADLDPVADLEGTVGDAGARPPIHAGDSTLRSALVP
- the LOC133467661 gene encoding cyclic nucleotide-gated olfactory channel-like isoform X2 — encoded protein: MTMTGHTPERDRSPHSLSVKTSLEEEIERAESILSRVPSVCDETSSELRRVAALDPHGGNSRNSLQRNAAVSRACFDRLQVANYIVWLVLDYLADLVYIADTCVRLRTGFLEQGLLVKDHSKLRDNYVRTLQFKLDVVSILPTDLAYFSTGIHTPQLRFNRLLRFPRMFEFFDRTETRTDYPNIFRICNLVLYILVIIHWNACIYYAISKSLGLGSDTWVFPNISKPEYSSLTRSYVYCLYWSTLTLTTIGEMPAPVRDEEYLFVVFDFLVGVLIFATIVGNVGSMISNMNATRAEFQARIDAVKHYMHFRKVSKELETRIIKWFDYLWLNEKAVDEREVLKNLPDKLRAEIAINVHLETLKKVRIFQDCEAGLLVELVLKLRPQVFSPGDYICRKGDIGKEMYIIKEGKLAVVGDDGVTQYALLVAGSCFGEISILNIKGSKTGNRRTANIRSLGYSDLFCLSKDDLMEAVTEYPDARTVLEERGREILIKEGMLEDNAESAGLRREDTEEKVERLESSLDSLHTRVSRLLCDYAHTQQRLKRRITLLERRMNPTDCGADLDPVADLEGTVGDAGARPPIHAGDSTLRSALVP